From Aegilops tauschii subsp. strangulata cultivar AL8/78 chromosome 5, Aet v6.0, whole genome shotgun sequence:
ttttttactTTTTGAACATTTTCAAATTTTGACTATGGAAGCTTTGGCCATGAAGAAGGGCCTTTTTTTTTAACCTAAGCAAAGGCTAATTTTGGCGAACTCAATGGGATTTCACGTCATGGAGGCAGAGTCTGATTCTCTGGAAGGCAAATTTTGCACGGGGCTAATTCAGGGATGGGACTCTGCAGCGGCCGTTTTTCACGTAATGCATCAATATAGCTACTATGACCTGGAGGGTCTTGTTTAAACATTGTGGTCGAGAAACTAGTTGTGGACTCATGAGCTAGCTAATTTTTGCTTTACTATAATATAATTCTTGTAACTGGGTTGGTGATCCTTCTGTTTTTCTAGTTGACAAGTTGGTAAACAATGCAAGTGTAGTTTAAATTTTATAGGTTAATAATTCTTGTAACTGGGTTGATGATCCCTCGCCGGCTGACATGTAGAGGGGCCGACGAGGGATGATGGAGTTCCCTGTCGGCGTTTCGGCGGCTACGTGCGCCTCCACGGTGCACCTCCGCACAGGTCCAGTCAGCTGCTAGTTCGGAGTGGCGCGACTGTCGGCGAAAACCGTGCCGACTTCGGTCATGGTGGACGATGATAATGTCGCGGGCGTCATTTCCTTGTCGAAGGCATCATTGTCACCTAGCCCCGTCTGCTCCCAGGGAAACCCTAGTTGTGGGTCTCCCAAATCAGATGATGGCACTGCTTTCAGTGTCGTCCTCCCTCCTGGTGCATCGTTTTGAAGCAGCTGCAGGACGGAGGGCCAAGAGGTGAAGCGGTCTTGCATCTACCGCATCAACGACGGCGGGTCTCGACGGAATGGCGTAGTGGAGTCTCGGCGATGGATGCGTGTTGATGGACGCACGCACGATCGTGGCGTTGTTTGGCATCGACAACGGTTGGGCCTGGCAAGGACAATGTGTTGATCCCTCCCGAAGCTAGGACGACGGAAGATGTTGGCAGCGGATTCTAGAGCGGGGGCATGCGGTGCGCGCTAAGAGTCTGCTAGACCGGTTGGCGCTCTCGGTTCACCGTGAGACGGCTTGGTGAGGCCACCAGATTAGACCATGTGTGTTGGTCTGAGGTCAGGCCAGAGCATCAAATTTATAGGTGTAGCGACAAACACCACTAGAAAGATGACTTTAGGTTAATCGATATGTATTTGCCTTGTCAGACCTTATTGATAAAGATGGATGTGTGCGTCCTTGAATGCAGAGGCGAGGGTTTcaaacatttttcttttcttgAAAAGGTCGCTCTTTGAGGGCAGTGCCCACCGGCGCATCTCGTTTCGAGGCGGGGGTTCCGGCAAGTTGCCCTCGTTTCCCTCATGCCCGGGCTCGGTGGACCGGCGTCATCTCGAGTGCAGAGCGCAGAACAACCAACACGACCATCGACCGGCGCCCCACTCAGGTAGGAGTACACGATATACTACGCGCGTTGTGGTGCTACAACACCTGCGTCGGCGTGCCTCCTCCAACATGCAACAAACTGTGATTTACTAACCGTGTTCCAGGCCGTGAATCGAGTGGCGAATCCCACGATACAACCGCGTGCGCCGCCCTCTGGAACCGCAGAGAAGAGGCGGACGCATGCGACATACGTACTACAACAACCCAGAACTCGATCGAGTTCTTACACCGGCGTCGCCAGAAGCGGCCAACCTGCTACTCCATGTAACCGCCCGGCTCCGGCCTGGCCGATCGAGCAATGGCTTCAACGGCGAGGCAGAATCTTCTTGCAACTAGGGGCACTTGGGGCGCCCCTCCTTGGTCTTCCAGTCGTTGTAGCAGGCGCACTCGTCCTTGTGGCCGTAGAAGCCCGACGGCACGCACAGGCAGGTGTCGCAGCACTTGTTGCAGAAGAAGAGGCACGGCTTCCTGTACTTGGTGTCGCTGCACCGGTACTCGCACGCCGGCTTGCACTCTGCAGTTCATGCACCGCAACATCAACAACCCATCACATTTTCATTTCAGGCGAAACCAGCAGATTCAGCTTTTATATAGTGGAGTACTCTACATGACATGCGCTCGGTTTCATGCACTCTCAAGATTTTTGTAGAAATAGAAAGGGTGACGACGACTCACGGTATTGCTGGAGGCTGCCCTGTCCTCCCTGAAGAAACAACTCAGAaaggagaaaagaaaaaaaaaatacGTATCAGCAACAGATCTACCCGCAAAAATCTCTTTAAAAATGTGCATCGCAAGGCGAGGAGGAAATAAGGACCTTGCTCACTCGGTACACATTATCCTCGTGCTCTGCGGCTCCTGAGGCAAACACCTGATCACAGAATATGCAATGTAAGCATCCCAAGCAAGCCGAGCAATCTGGCTTCCCTCACCTTGTGGGTACTGCCCGCCGGATGACCACAACCAGAGATCTCACCTTGTGCTCCGCGATGGAGACGGCGAGAAGCGCGAcggcgaggaggacgagcagcCTTCCAGCCAGGGCCATTTTGCTGAAGCGAGCTGGGTTGCCAAAAGAGAAGAGAAGTGGTGGTGTGTAGTGAAGCAGCGGCTTGTGGGCTGGGCAGAGTGAGATGGATCTGAGGACGTATTTATAGGCAATAGGTACATTTTATACCGTGAAAATGGTCGAGCTAAAGCTGGATGGAAAAGGCGAGGTATTGCAGAGCCCAACATGCGTCAAAAGCAATGCATCGACATATGCTAGCTAGATACTCATGGCATGTTCATCCCATCTATTAAACCTTTTTTGCTGCATATGAGGCCGGACAGATTCGATCTTGCTTaatcttctctctctctctctctctctcttccccaCTTGCATGGTGGATTACTAATCTGATCAGAGCTGTGTTTTGATTTTGGGTTTGAGAATTTTTTTCGCCCTAGGCCGAGATGGCTGAATTTCGGCCAAAATTTGACCAGAATTTGACTGAAATTTGACTCAATTTTGATCAAAATTTATCAAATTTGACCAATTTCGGTCAAGGATAGATTTCGCCCCAGGCCGAGATGGCCGAAATTCGGCCGAAATCCGGCCGAAATCCGTTTTTCTCGGCCGAAATTTAAAACACAGGATCAGAGTAGTATAAGGCTAGACTAGGAGTAGTGCTAGCTGTGCAACACACGCAATGCGATGCATGCGACGGCTCTGGCATTGACGGAATTTGACGTCCGGTCCCGGGCACAGATCTGGGCGTTCTCTGACCCCAGAATTGTCTATTATTTTCGCGCCTCAGATCGGCGCAGAATCATATTCTAGCTAATTAGGCCTAGAGCCCCATCCGGATTACGGAGGGCAGCGCTGAAATGCCGGTGCTTTGGGGCGTCGCCTAGCTGCGTGCATGAGTGGGTGCACGTTACACTACACGGCTTGGCGTGAACGCATGTGCTCCTTCACGTGGGGAGCTTGCCCGGAAACGCTAGCAAAAGTCGCGACTGAGCCGAGCTCTCGAGGTAGAATTTGTAGCAGCACTGACTTGGCAAATCCGGTCCCTTAAACGTCCGCGGACGCGTCGTCCGTTCAGATGCGTTCGCGGGCACTGACCGGGCACTTCTCAAATATTGCGCCGCACATTCATATACCATAAATTCTAGTCCTTAAATCCATACAATCCATGCACGTCGATCATACGATACAAACTGTTCGAATGCCAAAGTTCGAAACAAAGCAAAGCAAATCATAGTTCAACAAACCGGACATGACAAAATGAAATCAATGTTCGAGGGTGACGGATGGCTTCGAATCACTGGCTCGGCGCCTGCTCCGAGCGGAATGCGTCCTGCTTCAGGCGGAATGCGTCCTTCTCGTCCTGCTCCGCCTGCATCCGGGCTGCCTGCTCCGCTTGCATCCGGCCGCCTCCTCCGATTGCATCCTAGCCGCAGCTACCCTCGCCGCCTCGTACTTCCTATGGTCGTTTATCTCCATCTTCTTGTCCACAAGCCACTTCTTCGAATGCTCGTCATAGAGGGACTCGTCCGCCAACATGATCCTCGCATCTTCCGCGTCTCATGCGAGTTGCAACCTCTCCTTCTCAAGCTCTATGCCGCCAAATGTCTTGGCCTTCTCGAGCTCCCATTTGATCGCCGCTTGTTGCTTCTCCAACTCGATCTTCTCCCTCTCAATTTCGAGCTTCTTCTCTGCCCTCTTCCGGTCACACTCCATCCTTTCCTTTTGCGCATCCAACATGAGCTTGTACCTTTCCTCCTTGTTCTCCCTCACTGAAAAATGCCCATCCATGTTGATGACATTTTGGTAGCCGCGGCATCACGGGCGGCATGTGCCTTCTCCCACTTATTTC
This genomic window contains:
- the LOC141022391 gene encoding gibberellin-regulated protein 12-like translates to MALAGRLLVLLAVALLAVSIAEHKVFASGAAEHEDNVYRVSKGGQGSLQQYQCKPACEYRCSDTKYRKPCLFFCNKCCDTCLCVPSGFYGHKDECACYNDWKTKEGRPKCP